From the Deltaproteobacteria bacterium genome, the window GGGGGAGGCCCAGGCAAAGAAGATCCAGTCGGTTCAGTCCTCTCTCCCCCAACTCCAGAAATTAATACTCATGGAAGGGGCTTCGGAATTTTTGCCCCTCATCACTACCCTCGAGGCCCTCTGTCAGTCGGGTGCCAAAGAGGCCCAAGAGAAAGGATCAGTCTGGGAAAAGGCCAAAAAAGCAATCGAACCACGAGACATGGCAACGATTGTTTATACCTCCGGGACGACCGGAAACCCGAAGGGGGCGATCCTCACCCATGGCAATATCGTTGGGGAGGTCGAGGCCTGCATGAAGATCATCTCTCTGTCGCCGGATCAGGTTGGTCTCTGTTTTCTGCCGCTCGCCCATATTGTGGCCCGGGCGATCCAGTTTTTTCAGCTGAAGGCCGGTTTTGTCAACGCCTATGCAGAAAGTATCGACAAATTGATCGACAACTTGGCCGAGGTCCGCCCACACTTTATTGTCAGCGTCCCCCGGATTTTTGAAAAAGTTTATGAACGGGTCCAGTCCCAGGTCCAGGCCGGTTCCCCGATAAAAAAAGGGATCTTTGCCTGGGCCCTTCAGGTGGGACGTCAGGTCAGTCAGAAACTTCAAAGGCGAGAAGGGGTTCCCCTCTCACTGAAGGTACAGTACTCCCTCGCGCGGCGGCTGGTCTTCGGAAAAATTTTGCAGAAGCTCGGTGGACGCCTCGAGTTTTCTATTTCCGGCGGGGCTCCTTTGTCCCGGGAGATTGCCGAGTTTTTCCATGCCATGGGGCTTCTTATCCTGGAAGGGTATGGTTTGACGGAAACGACGGCGGCCATCAACTGCAATTCCCCCAACGATTACCGTTTTGGCACAGTCGGCCGTCCGGCCCTGGGGGTTGAGGAAAAAATCGCACCCGACGGGGAGATCTTGGTCCGGGGTCCGATGGTCTTCAAGGGGTATTACCGGAAACCGGAGGCGACCCGGGAGGCGGTCGATGGGGAAGGATGGTTTCGTACGGGAGATATCGGCCTGATGGATGCCGAGGGTTACCTGACTATTACCGATCGGAAAAAAGATATTATCGTCACTGCCGCCGGCAAGAATATCGCTCCCCAAAATTTGGAAAACCTGATCAAAATGGACCCGTATATCAGCCAGGTCATGATTCATGGGGACAAGAGAAAATATCTTTCGGCGCTGGTCACTCTCAATCAGGCGGAGGTGCAGAAATTTGCCTCTGAAAGGGGGATCGCGTTTCATCATTTCGGCGATCTGGTGCGGCACCCCCAGATTTACAACCTGATCAAACAGTCGATAGAAGAAAAAAATCAGAAACTCCCCTCCTATGAGACGATCAAAAAATTCGCCATTTTGGAGAACGACTTTACGCAAGAAGCGGGTGAGCTGACGCCGACGCTGAAGGTCAAAAGAAGATTTGTGAGTGAGAAATACAGGGAGGTTTTGGACAAACTCTATCAGGATGGGGAACACTAAAAAAGGGAGGATTTATGACGGAGAGTAAAGGAAGCGGGCTGGCCCCGAACATCGCCAGTGTTGTGGCCTATCTTTGCGCCCCGATCACCAGTGTCATTATGATACTGGTCGAAAAGGAGAACAAGGAGGTGCAGTTTCATGCCTGGCAGGGGACCGCCTTCGGGGTTGTCTACATTGGCCTGGTGATTGCCCTGGAGATCGTTTCTGCGCTCCTGGGGGCGATCATCAGTTTCCTGGGGGTTCTTGTGGGGCTTCTGGTCCCGGTAGCTGGTTTGGCGGCGTTTGTCCTCTGGATCATCTGTCTGGTGAAGGCCTACCAGGGGGAACGCTGGAAGATCCCGTATATCGGTGACTTTGCCGCGCGGAAGGCGGGTTTAGAGTAAGCAGGTAAGGAACGGATGTGTGCCATTCAATATTTCCTGGGGGTTCCCTGTCCGGGGTGCGGGTTTTTGCATGCCCTCTGGGCCGTCGGGCATTTACGATTTGCCGAATCGTTCCACCTCTTCCCGATCTGGCCTCTTCTCATCCTTCTCTTTCCCTGGCGCGGGCAAAAGTGGGTCGGTCACACCTTTCTTGTGGCCCTCTTTGGACAATGGTTTTTAAGGATTCTCTTCCCCCTCTAAACCACGCAACCTTCCCAAGCTCTGTCCGATAAGCCCTGGCAAGACGGGGCTTTCAACATGGGCGGCGAATCTTGTAATCCTGGGAATAGTTGTTGTCGTGAGCCAGAGCGGGTGGCCTCATTTTCGGCGGGTCCGGAGACTTTTATTCACGAGGGACAGGGGGACCCGGAGCCAGGACCCGCCGTTTCGTCTTTCTATGTTGATTCTGCAACAAGCTCCAGTTTTGATTACTTACAACTCATTGGCGGTGGTGGACCAACGTCTACTGCCGCTTCTCCTGGTGCGATTGGGGGTGGGGAAACCCCGCCGTCCACCCCGCCCCCGCCGCCGGGAGGTTCTTCGGGAGGGAAAGAGGATCCGCCGGAAGAGATCCACCGCTCGGCCGCAGAAACCCTGGCCCTCATTCGGGGATTACTGGTGGGACCGGCCCTGCCGGTGGGACCCGGTGTTCGTTATCCCATCCTGAATCGGACAGAGAGGGGAAAACTGGTCGGGCACAACCGGAGTCTTCACCGCCCCTTTATCTTGGGTGAGGGGTTTACGACCGTTGGGAAAAATCGGGGGGCGATCCTTGCCGTTCAAAGAGAACTAGACCGGCGGCCTGCCGAGGATCCTTTCCAGGTCCTCGTTATCGGTGCCGGCCTTCACGATCCGGCGACGGCTGATTCCCCCTGGGTTCGGGATCGGCATCCGGAGGCCTACAGAATTTTAGAATGGGTGGCCCTCCTGGCGCAGAAGAGACCGGACTCCCGCATTGATGTTATCGACAGTAACGGGGAAGTGGCGGCCTATTTTGAGAAATTGTCCCGCGAAGAAGAACATCGTTTTACTCTTTTTGTCTCAGAAGATCTTTTGCCCTACGCAAGGACCGTTTTTGGAAGATTCTGGCAGGAAGTTACAACAGATGATGAGGGGGATCTGCCGGGGGAGGCAACGCATGCCTTTGAAGTGACCCTTCCCCGAGAAGCCCTCGCCATGGTTCATTTTCAAAGACAGTCTGTGGTCCATCCATTGCCGGCGACTGGCTATGACGGGGTCGATTGTGAGAATGTCCTTTATTACCTGAAGACCGATAACCGCTTTGATCGGGATGCCAATGATTACCTGTCGGCCCTCGCACTGCGGAATATTGTCCTTAATCTTCGAGAGGGGGGATGGCTCTCTGCCAATTTTCTTGGAGATCCGGTCCGAACAGGGGCATTAGGGTTGGAGGGGGTCAGGGGGGTAGAAGATTTTTACCGTTTTCGCGGTGTCAAAAACATCCCTTATCTGGAACGCCGGGAAGAAGGGAGATGGTCTCTCCGGATTCCGGAAACTTCCAGTCTCACCGCCGTAGAGACAGAAAGACCACGATTTACGGCGGCCGGCGCGTTGCGGGATGAAAGGGGTCTCACAACTCCCGCACTGCCGGAATTGATTGAGGAAATCGCCCGTGAAATAGCCTCTGATTTTTACGAAACCGGAAGGGCTGGACTTTTATCCCTGGAATCCCTGGATGAGGGAATGGGGGGTTGGCGGGTTGGCAGAGGTGAACGATTGAAGGATCGATTGGATCGGTTGAGACGGGAGTATGATATTGATGCCCGTCTGGAGGCCCGTTCAGCCCGGCGGGGCGATATTGCCGATTATGCCGGAGAACTCGACCGGATCGCCGAAAGATTTCGTGACGAAGTGATCCGGCGCCTCGGAGAGGATCATTCGATCAGTTTTGACCCCTCCGGTTTGAGGGAGTTGGACCTTTCCTATCGAAGGTTTGTGGTCGAGTTGTGTCAACATTGGGAATCGATACGATCGTTTGCCCATTATCATTCAGAGGAGATTGTCTTTGTCCTCCAACTCTTTGGTGTGGTTCCCGAATTGGAACTTTCAACCCTGGAGGCGCTTGTGAGGAGAGAGCAACCCTCTCTTGCCGGTTCATTGAATTCAAGCCTGACCTATTTACGAGGGATGGGGATTCTGACCATGACGGTTACGCCTGAAGGGGTGGTGATCTACCGGTGTCCCACCGCCGCTCAGGGCGGCCGGTTGAGATCACCAAAAGGCCCTGTTCCCTTACCCGACCCTGAAAGACAAGAGGCGGTCAAGGCCTTTGTCAGGGAGAGTTTGAAAAGAGGACGGTCGGGACCAGGAGAGCTTTCTTCAACAGAAACGGAAATGGCACTCCGAAATCTGGGCAAAGTCCTCCGCCTGGTCTATGGTTTTGATCCCTATGTCTCTTATCTCGACACTCATCTGGCAAATCATTTGGCCACCCCTTTATTGGGGGAGAGACGCCTTTTGGGGGCCTTGGATACCCTGCAGTTTGTCCTCCGCTGGATGACCCGCAACGGGGATGAAATGGAGGCGGTTGCCGGCCGGTTGGAATCGATCTTTGAGATTCATGATCCTGAGGTGATGGGGAGGGGCAACTTTGTCAACAGCCCTGAGGCGATGGTCGAGGCTTTGGTCCTTCTTGCGGATGGCCTTCGAAATTACCGCCGTGAACGGGCTATTTCCCGTCCGACCAGTTCCTTTAAAGATTATCTCACCGTGGCCGGGTGGGAAGCGGGCAGGACGCTGGTTGTGGAAAACTCCCCCGGGTTTCCTGTCGGCCGTTCCTTTTTGCATGAAGCCCTTCCTGTGGAAGCGGTTGGTGTCGACTTCGCCAATGTCGATCTTGATAAAAAACGACCGACTCGTCTCGTCTGGCATCGTGCCGATCCGGCTGAATTTCACGTTGAAAGGGGGGAGTTGGTGGATCGCCTCCTGATTCCGGATTTTGAGAAATCCCTCCTGCCCCCCGATTACCCGGTTTCTGACGCGGACCGGTTGGTGGAGATGGGAGTTCATCGGCGAGGGGTTGTTGGTCTGGGACTGCAGGCCTTGAGAGCAGGGGGAGAGTTCGTGCTGGAGACGGAGGATCGAGAGCTTGCCGAGGCGGTCAAGGGGGGTTTGAAGGAGGGAGGTTTTTTTAGGGAGGCCAGGGTTGTTACCAGAGAGGGGTTTTTTTTCCCTCTCCTGACAAAACGTACTTTCCTGGTTGTAGCGAGGCGGCGAGAGATCTCCTGGTCCCCAATCCCGGGGAGGGAGGGACCGAACTCTGGACGGGTTGTTACTTCTCAAGGAGGGCCTTATTCCGGAACCGTGCTCGATTGGGTCGGTCATGCCGACTACCACCAGGTCAGGGCTCTTTATGAACGATATCAAAGGGAACGATTTGGAAAGGGACCGGCAGAACTCTTTGGATCTGCCGGCATAGTCAACCATACCGATCGGGT encodes:
- a CDS encoding DUF4870 domain-containing protein produces the protein MTESKGSGLAPNIASVVAYLCAPITSVIMILVEKENKEVQFHAWQGTAFGVVYIGLVIALEIVSALLGAIISFLGVLVGLLVPVAGLAAFVLWIICLVKAYQGERWKIPYIGDFAARKAGLE
- a CDS encoding DUF2752 domain-containing protein, yielding MCAIQYFLGVPCPGCGFLHALWAVGHLRFAESFHLFPIWPLLILLFPWRGQKWVGHTFLVALFGQWFLRILFPL
- a CDS encoding long-chain fatty acid--CoA ligase — protein: MSPPQTILDIFSESCDRFAGKTCFQYKKNGSWQSMSWEEASRQVEAISLGLSQLGVRKGDTVALFSATRLEWTLCDLAILSLGGVTVPIYQSNTAEQAQYIIEDAGAKVVFVEGEAQAKKIQSVQSSLPQLQKLILMEGASEFLPLITTLEALCQSGAKEAQEKGSVWEKAKKAIEPRDMATIVYTSGTTGNPKGAILTHGNIVGEVEACMKIISLSPDQVGLCFLPLAHIVARAIQFFQLKAGFVNAYAESIDKLIDNLAEVRPHFIVSVPRIFEKVYERVQSQVQAGSPIKKGIFAWALQVGRQVSQKLQRREGVPLSLKVQYSLARRLVFGKILQKLGGRLEFSISGGAPLSREIAEFFHAMGLLILEGYGLTETTAAINCNSPNDYRFGTVGRPALGVEEKIAPDGEILVRGPMVFKGYYRKPEATREAVDGEGWFRTGDIGLMDAEGYLTITDRKKDIIVTAAGKNIAPQNLENLIKMDPYISQVMIHGDKRKYLSALVTLNQAEVQKFASERGIAFHHFGDLVRHPQIYNLIKQSIEEKNQKLPSYETIKKFAILENDFTQEAGELTPTLKVKRRFVSEKYREVLDKLYQDGEH